One genomic segment of Bradyrhizobium diazoefficiens includes these proteins:
- a CDS encoding ABC transporter substrate-binding protein, translating to MRLGAFSAALVVAVTLSTAATAQKQYDTGASDTEIKIGNIMPYSGPASAYGVIGKTEEAYFRKINAEGGINGRKINFISYDDAYSPPKTVEQARKLVESDEVLLIFNSLGTPPNSAIQKYMNSKKVPQLFVATGATKWNDPQNFPWTMGWQPNYQSESQIYAKYMLKNHPDAKIAVLYQNDDYGKDYLKGFKDGLGAKGASMIVIEESYEVSEPTIDSHIVKMKSTGADVFFNITTPKFAAQAIKKNAEIGWKPLHFLNNVSASIGSVIKPAGFENAQGIISSQYFKDPTDPQWKNDASMKAWNEFLDKYYPEANRADASVMYAYIVSQGLVHVLKACGDDLTRANVMKQAASLRDFEPGGLLPGVKVNTSPTDFAPLSQLQLERFKGETWELFGDVISGDVGG from the coding sequence ATGCGATTGGGGGCCTTCTCTGCCGCCCTCGTTGTGGCTGTTACCCTATCCACGGCAGCAACCGCACAGAAGCAATACGACACCGGCGCGTCCGATACCGAAATCAAGATCGGCAACATCATGCCCTACAGCGGTCCTGCGTCCGCTTACGGCGTGATCGGCAAGACAGAGGAAGCCTATTTCCGCAAGATCAATGCGGAAGGCGGCATCAACGGCCGCAAGATCAACTTCATCTCCTATGATGACGCCTACTCGCCACCGAAGACGGTCGAGCAGGCCCGCAAACTCGTCGAGAGCGACGAAGTGCTGCTGATCTTCAACTCGCTTGGCACGCCGCCGAACTCCGCGATTCAGAAATACATGAACTCGAAGAAGGTGCCGCAGCTGTTCGTCGCTACCGGCGCCACCAAGTGGAACGACCCGCAAAACTTCCCCTGGACGATGGGCTGGCAACCCAACTACCAGAGTGAATCGCAGATCTACGCCAAATACATGCTGAAGAACCATCCGGATGCGAAGATCGCCGTGCTCTATCAGAACGACGACTACGGCAAGGACTATCTCAAGGGCTTCAAGGATGGACTTGGCGCCAAGGGCGCCTCGATGATCGTGATCGAGGAAAGCTATGAAGTTTCCGAACCGACGATCGATTCCCACATCGTCAAGATGAAGTCGACCGGCGCCGACGTGTTCTTCAACATCACCACGCCGAAATTTGCGGCCCAGGCGATCAAGAAGAACGCCGAGATCGGATGGAAGCCGCTGCATTTCCTCAACAACGTGTCGGCATCGATCGGCAGCGTGATCAAGCCGGCAGGTTTCGAGAACGCGCAGGGCATCATCTCGTCCCAATATTTCAAGGACCCTACCGATCCGCAATGGAAGAACGACGCGAGCATGAAGGCCTGGAACGAATTTCTGGACAAATACTATCCCGAGGCGAACCGGGCCGATGCCTCGGTCATGTACGCCTACATCGTCTCGCAGGGGCTGGTGCACGTGTTGAAGGCTTGCGGCGACGATCTCACCCGCGCGAACGTCATGAAGCAGGCCGCGAGCTTGAGGGATTTCGAACCCGGCGGACTGCTTCCGGGAGTCAAGGTTAACACCAGTCCAACCGACTTCGCGCCCCTCTCGCAGTTGCAGCTGGAACGGTTCAAGGGCGAGACTTGGGAACTGTTCGGCGACGTCATCAGCGGCGATGTCGGCGGGTGA
- a CDS encoding ABC transporter substrate-binding protein, whose product MPAVTGKLAAASLALALIAASASTASAQKKYDTGATDTEIKIGNIMPYSGPASAYGIIGRTEAAYFKKINDEGGINGRKINFISYDDAYSPPKTVEQARKLVESDEVLFIFNSLGTPPNSAIHKYMNSKKVPQLFVATGATKWNDPQNFPWTMGWQPNYQSETQIYAKWLLKNKPDAKIAVLYQNDDYGKDYLKGLKDGLGSKAASMIVMEESYETSEPTIDNHIVKLKSTGADVFMNITTPKFAAQAIKKNAEIGWKPLHFLNNVSASVGSVMKPAGFENGQDIISADYLKDVSDPEWKDDPGMKEFLAFMTKYFPEGDKLDKGTIVGFAVAQTLVQVLKQCGDDLTRANIMKQAANLKNFRTEALLPGIQINTSPTDFAPISQLQLERFKGERWELFGDVISADVGG is encoded by the coding sequence ATGCCCGCTGTCACCGGCAAACTTGCGGCCGCGTCACTGGCGCTCGCGCTCATTGCGGCCTCGGCCTCCACTGCATCGGCCCAGAAGAAATACGATACCGGCGCGACCGATACCGAGATCAAGATCGGCAACATCATGCCCTACAGCGGACCGGCTTCCGCCTACGGCATCATCGGGCGGACCGAGGCCGCCTATTTCAAGAAGATCAACGACGAGGGCGGCATCAACGGCCGCAAGATCAACTTCATCAGCTATGACGATGCCTATTCGCCGCCGAAGACGGTGGAGCAGGCGCGCAAGCTGGTCGAGAGCGACGAGGTGCTGTTCATCTTCAATTCGCTCGGCACGCCGCCGAACTCGGCGATCCACAAATACATGAACTCGAAGAAGGTGCCGCAGCTGTTCGTCGCCACCGGTGCCACCAAGTGGAATGATCCGCAGAACTTCCCCTGGACCATGGGCTGGCAGCCCAACTACCAGAGCGAGACGCAGATCTACGCGAAGTGGCTGCTCAAGAACAAGCCGGATGCCAAGATCGCGGTGCTCTACCAGAACGACGATTACGGCAAGGACTACCTCAAGGGTCTGAAGGACGGGCTCGGCTCGAAAGCCGCCTCGATGATCGTGATGGAGGAAAGCTACGAGACTTCCGAGCCGACCATCGACAACCACATCGTCAAGCTGAAGTCGACCGGCGCCGACGTGTTCATGAACATCACGACGCCGAAATTCGCCGCGCAGGCGATCAAGAAGAACGCCGAGATCGGCTGGAAGCCGCTGCACTTCCTCAACAACGTCTCGGCCTCGGTCGGCAGCGTGATGAAGCCCGCGGGTTTCGAGAACGGCCAGGACATCATCTCGGCCGATTATCTGAAGGACGTCTCGGATCCGGAATGGAAGGACGACCCCGGCATGAAGGAATTCCTCGCCTTCATGACCAAGTACTTTCCGGAAGGCGACAAGCTCGACAAGGGCACCATCGTCGGCTTCGCCGTCGCGCAGACACTGGTCCAGGTGCTGAAGCAATGCGGCGACGATCTCACCCGCGCGAACATCATGAAGCAGGCCGCCAACCTCAAGAACTTCCGCACCGAGGCGCTGCTGCCGGGCATCCAGATCAACACCTCCCCGACCGACTTCGCGCCGATCAGCCAGCTCCAGCTCGAACGGTTCAAGGGCGAGCGCTGGGAACTGTTCGGCGATGTGATCAGCGCCGATGTGGGCGGCTGA
- a CDS encoding glycerate kinase type-2 family protein — protein sequence MTDRRPLLRALYDAAVAAAHPSTILAPHLRPAPKGRVICLAAGKGAGAMAAAAERHYLDTLGLAPERLVGIATTRHGYGVPTRRIRVVEAGHPVPDEAGLKGAADTLALAGEAGPDDLLLVLLTGGGSANWIAPSDGISFAQKQAVNKALLRSGAPIGEMNTVRKHLSRIKGGRLARAGRNAAEIVTLAISDVPHDDPSAIASGPTVPDPTTLADARAIVAKYNLAIDDAVRRALDDPANESCKPGDAAFARASFELIARPKQSLDAAVKLAREAGYETIDLGADLEGEAREVAADHARLALAARAQGRRVAILSGGELTVTVRGQGRGGPNQEYALALASLLKDTPNISALAGDTDGADGGAGHPTDPAGALIDAATFAKMKAQGLQPQAYLDNNDATTFFEATGDLLQPGPTLTNVNDIRVILVD from the coding sequence ATGACCGACCGACGCCCCCTGCTCCGCGCGCTCTACGATGCCGCCGTTGCCGCCGCCCATCCGAGCACGATTCTGGCGCCGCATTTGCGCCCGGCGCCGAAGGGGCGCGTGATCTGCCTTGCCGCCGGCAAGGGCGCCGGCGCGATGGCCGCCGCCGCGGAGCGGCATTATCTCGACACTTTGGGGCTCGCGCCGGAGCGCCTCGTGGGCATCGCCACCACCCGCCACGGCTATGGCGTGCCGACGCGGCGCATCCGTGTGGTCGAGGCCGGCCATCCCGTGCCTGATGAAGCCGGTCTGAAGGGCGCCGCGGACACGCTCGCGCTCGCAGGCGAAGCCGGCCCCGACGATCTCCTGTTGGTGCTGCTCACGGGCGGCGGTTCGGCGAACTGGATTGCGCCTAGCGACGGCATCAGCTTTGCGCAGAAGCAGGCGGTCAACAAGGCGCTCTTGCGCTCCGGCGCGCCGATCGGCGAGATGAACACGGTCAGGAAGCATCTGTCGCGGATCAAGGGCGGCCGTCTGGCGCGCGCCGGCAGGAACGCCGCCGAGATCGTGACGCTCGCGATCTCCGACGTGCCGCATGACGATCCCTCCGCGATCGCCTCCGGCCCCACCGTGCCCGATCCGACCACGCTAGCGGACGCGCGCGCGATCGTGGCGAAATACAACCTCGCCATCGACGATGCCGTGCGCCGCGCGCTCGACGATCCCGCCAATGAAAGCTGCAAACCCGGCGATGCCGCCTTCGCCCGTGCCTCGTTCGAATTGATCGCGCGTCCCAAACAGTCGCTCGACGCCGCGGTCAAGCTCGCTCGCGAGGCCGGCTACGAGACCATCGATCTCGGCGCCGATCTCGAGGGCGAAGCCCGCGAGGTCGCGGCCGATCACGCCAGGCTGGCGCTTGCGGCCCGCGCGCAAGGCAGGCGCGTTGCGATCCTCTCCGGCGGCGAGCTCACGGTGACCGTCCGCGGCCAGGGGCGCGGCGGTCCCAACCAGGAATACGCACTGGCGCTGGCGTCTCTGTTGAAGGACACGCCGAACATTTCGGCGCTCGCGGGCGACACCGACGGCGCCGATGGCGGCGCCGGCCATCCCACCGACCCCGCCGGCGCGCTGATCGACGCGGCGACGTTCGCGAAGATGAAGGCGCAGGGGCTGCAGCCGCAGGCCTATCTGGACAACAACGACGCGACCACGTTCTTCGAGGCGACCGGGGATCTGCTACAGCCCGGCCCGACGCTGACCAACGTCAACGACATCAGGGTGATTCTCGTCGATTGA
- a CDS encoding putative bifunctional diguanylate cyclase/phosphodiesterase: protein MKGDQEATGIDPLVLGELLTCAANNLWLGIILFDSDRKVIFCNRRYTEMYALAPAQVRPGTPIKNLIEHRLKLGLNVRGDAGAYVRARTEGAVAREQTVQQFADGRIIAYTIHPLPDGGGMATHEDITEREELSARLQERNLQFDIAINNMSHGLCFFDADHRLLVCNTHYIDMYGLPPDRVRPGTPLSEILDLRFEAGSVPAMTREEYARWRTNVATSAEPSDSIVEMQNGRTFKIRHRPMPDLGWVATHEDITEQRKAELRIAHMAHHDALTDLANRVLLGQRLKQALDQDLMFAVHHIDLDKFKAVNDTLGHQAGDILLQDVSRRLRLLARDCDTIARMGGDEFVILQTPISDRSEADALARDVVSRLSAPFGLDGHQAVASASIGIAIAPGDGATPEQLLHNADLALYRAKSDGRGMYRFFEPAMDDEAQSRRALEQDLRNGLAAGEFELHYQPIVKTDGREITGFEALIRWRHPRRGLIAPGSFIPLAEEIGLIVPIGEWVIRQACATASRWPSHLHVAVNISAVQFRQAGLTEVVVGALAASGLDPQRLEIEITESVLLQDRNGTLATLHQLRALGIRIAMDDFGTGYSSLTYLQCFPFDKIKIDRSFVSGVGNDAGSLSIVRAVAAMARGLGMTTTAEGVETNEQRDRITAEGCTEMQGYLFSRPLPAAEIERRFLSAEAPLRPDRFAAA, encoded by the coding sequence ATGAAGGGTGATCAGGAGGCCACAGGGATTGACCCGCTCGTGCTCGGCGAGCTGCTGACCTGCGCCGCCAATAATCTGTGGCTCGGGATCATCCTCTTCGACAGCGACCGCAAGGTCATTTTCTGCAATCGGCGCTACACGGAAATGTACGCGCTCGCGCCCGCGCAGGTGCGCCCAGGCACGCCGATCAAGAACCTGATCGAGCATCGGCTCAAACTGGGCCTCAACGTCCGCGGAGACGCCGGCGCCTATGTCCGCGCCCGCACCGAAGGTGCCGTCGCCAGAGAGCAAACCGTCCAGCAATTCGCCGACGGAAGGATCATCGCCTACACCATCCACCCCCTGCCCGACGGCGGCGGCATGGCGACCCACGAAGACATTACCGAACGCGAAGAGCTCAGTGCACGGCTGCAGGAACGCAATCTTCAGTTCGACATCGCGATCAACAACATGTCGCACGGGCTCTGCTTCTTCGACGCGGACCATCGCCTGCTGGTCTGCAACACGCATTACATCGACATGTACGGCCTGCCGCCCGACCGCGTTCGTCCCGGCACACCGCTCTCGGAAATCCTGGACCTGCGGTTCGAGGCCGGCAGCGTGCCGGCGATGACGCGCGAGGAATACGCCAGGTGGCGGACCAATGTCGCGACGTCCGCCGAGCCCTCCGACAGCATCGTCGAGATGCAGAACGGACGCACCTTCAAGATCAGGCACCGGCCGATGCCCGATCTCGGCTGGGTCGCGACCCACGAAGACATCACCGAGCAGCGCAAGGCGGAGCTGCGGATCGCCCATATGGCGCATCACGATGCACTGACGGACCTTGCCAACCGCGTCCTGCTCGGCCAGCGCCTCAAGCAGGCGCTCGACCAGGACCTGATGTTCGCGGTCCATCACATCGACCTCGACAAGTTCAAGGCCGTCAACGACACGCTGGGCCATCAGGCGGGCGACATCCTGCTGCAGGATGTCAGCCGCCGCCTCAGGCTGCTCGCGCGCGACTGCGACACGATCGCGCGCATGGGCGGTGATGAATTCGTGATCCTGCAGACGCCGATTTCCGACCGAAGCGAGGCGGATGCGCTGGCGCGTGACGTCGTCAGCAGACTGAGCGCGCCATTCGGGCTTGACGGACACCAGGCCGTTGCAAGCGCCAGCATCGGGATCGCCATTGCGCCGGGTGACGGGGCGACGCCCGAGCAGCTCCTGCACAATGCCGACCTCGCGCTGTATCGCGCCAAGAGCGACGGCCGCGGCATGTACCGCTTCTTCGAGCCGGCCATGGACGACGAGGCCCAAAGCCGTCGCGCGCTGGAGCAGGATTTGCGCAACGGCCTCGCGGCGGGCGAGTTCGAGCTGCACTACCAGCCGATTGTGAAGACCGACGGCCGCGAGATCACCGGGTTCGAAGCGCTGATCCGCTGGCGACATCCGCGGCGCGGGCTCATCGCGCCCGGCAGCTTCATCCCGCTCGCGGAGGAGATTGGCCTGATCGTGCCGATCGGCGAATGGGTGATCCGGCAGGCCTGCGCCACCGCAAGCCGCTGGCCGAGCCATCTGCACGTCGCGGTCAACATCTCGGCGGTGCAATTCCGCCAGGCGGGCCTCACGGAGGTGGTCGTGGGCGCGCTGGCCGCTTCCGGGCTCGATCCGCAACGGCTGGAGATCGAGATCACGGAAAGCGTCCTGCTACAGGACCGGAACGGCACTCTGGCGACGCTGCACCAGCTCCGCGCGCTCGGCATCCGGATCGCCATGGACGATTTCGGCACCGGCTATTCCTCGCTGACCTATCTGCAGTGCTTCCCTTTCGACAAGATCAAGATCGACCGGTCTTTCGTCAGCGGCGTCGGCAACGATGCGGGATCCCTCAGCATCGTGCGGGCGGTGGCGGCGATGGCGCGCGGGCTGGGCATGACAACCACGGCCGAGGGCGTCGAGACCAACGAGCAGCGCGACCGGATCACGGCGGAGGGCTGCACGGAAATGCAGGGCTATCTGTTCAGCCGTCCGTTGCCCGCAGCAGAGATCGAGCGTCGCTTCCTGTCCGCGGAAGCGCCTCTCAGGCCCGATCGGTTCGCTGCGGCGTAA
- a CDS encoding MarR family winged helix-turn-helix transcriptional regulator codes for MTVSKTAEKSSEKAADAGKGRKDAAEPQGQGSAEALQLGELSEQLGYVLKRAQLKVFENFLRCMASLQLTPAQFSVLLLVEKNPGRNQTEIASTLGILRPNFVAMLDNLESRDLCARIRSTNDRRSHILVLTDKGKAVLTRAKKLVATKHEARLNDLLGQANREALITMLAKIANEF; via the coding sequence ATGACCGTTTCTAAAACCGCTGAAAAGTCTTCCGAAAAGGCCGCCGACGCGGGCAAGGGCCGCAAGGATGCCGCCGAGCCGCAGGGGCAGGGGTCTGCCGAAGCGCTCCAGCTCGGCGAGCTCTCCGAGCAGCTCGGCTATGTGCTGAAACGGGCGCAGCTCAAGGTGTTCGAGAACTTCTTGCGCTGCATGGCCTCGCTCCAGCTGACGCCGGCGCAGTTCTCGGTGCTGCTGCTGGTCGAGAAGAATCCCGGCCGTAACCAGACCGAGATCGCCTCCACGCTCGGCATTCTCAGGCCGAATTTCGTGGCCATGCTCGACAACCTCGAGAGCCGCGACCTTTGCGCGCGGATCCGCTCCACCAACGACCGCCGCTCGCATATCCTGGTGCTGACCGACAAAGGCAAGGCCGTGCTGACGCGGGCAAAGAAGCTCGTCGCCACCAAGCACGAGGCCCGGCTGAACGACCTGCTCGGCCAGGCCAACCGCGAAGCCCTGATCACAATGCTCGCGAAGATCGCGAATGAATTTTAG